A genomic region of Rhodobium gokarnense contains the following coding sequences:
- a CDS encoding shikimate dehydrogenase codes for MTTDAKTALLRTGIIGWPVGHSRSPVIHSYWIAKYGIDGAYDRYGVPPDQIEAFLSRFSDHGLIGCNVTLPHKQAAFAACDDVDEVGRTLEAVNTLWLDEGRLHGANTDAYGFLANLDQAAPGWDKNPGTAVVLGAGGAARAIVWALFSRGFDPVRIVNRTFEKAESLAAFFGAGTRAHGWGDLPSVLEKADILVNSTSLGMTGKPPLEIDLSPLRDTCLVADAVYAPLETGLLKAARARDLVAVDGLGMLLHQAVPSFAKWFGKVPEVTDELRAHVVADLSKDE; via the coding sequence ATGACAACGGACGCCAAGACAGCACTCCTGCGCACCGGCATCATCGGATGGCCGGTCGGCCATTCCCGCTCGCCGGTCATCCACAGCTACTGGATCGCGAAATACGGCATCGACGGCGCCTACGACCGCTACGGCGTGCCGCCGGACCAGATCGAGGCGTTCCTGTCCCGGTTTTCCGACCACGGCCTCATCGGCTGCAACGTCACCCTGCCCCACAAGCAGGCCGCCTTTGCCGCCTGCGACGACGTCGACGAGGTCGGCCGCACGCTCGAAGCCGTCAACACGCTATGGCTCGACGAAGGCCGGCTGCACGGCGCCAACACCGACGCCTACGGCTTCCTCGCCAATCTCGACCAGGCCGCACCCGGCTGGGACAAGAACCCGGGCACGGCCGTGGTGCTTGGGGCGGGCGGTGCTGCGCGCGCCATCGTCTGGGCGTTGTTTTCCCGCGGCTTCGATCCGGTCCGCATCGTCAACCGCACCTTCGAAAAGGCGGAAAGCCTTGCCGCCTTCTTCGGCGCCGGCACCCGCGCCCATGGCTGGGGCGACTTGCCCAGCGTTCTGGAAAAGGCCGATATCCTCGTCAATTCGACCTCGCTCGGCATGACCGGCAAGCCGCCGCTGGAGATCGACCTGTCGCCGTTGCGGGACACCTGCCTCGTTGCCGATGCCGTCTATGCGCCGCTGGAAACCGGGCTCCTGAAGGCGGCCCGCGCCCGCGATCTTGTCGCCGTCGACGGCCTCGGCATGCTCCTCCACCAGGCCGTTCCGAGCTTTGCCAAATGGTTCGGCAAGGTCCCGGAAGTCACCGACGAGCTGCGCGCGCACGTCGTCGCCGACCTTTCCAAAGACGAATGA
- the coaE gene encoding dephospho-CoA kinase (Dephospho-CoA kinase (CoaE) performs the final step in coenzyme A biosynthesis.), translated as MIVLGLTGSIGMGKSTTAAMFAAAGLPVHDADATVHRLYSGPAAPLIEAEFPGTTEDGTVDRTKLSDRVLGDRKALSRLEAIVHPLVREAERTFLRDAANSRAAAVVLDIPLLFEIGGDARVDAVVVVTADADIQAGRVLSRPGMTEDRFEQILSRQMPDAEKRRRAHFLIDSGHGFEPARRQVAGVCRVLAQMAGKGIAPDLRG; from the coding sequence ATGATCGTCCTCGGGCTGACCGGATCGATCGGCATGGGCAAGTCGACGACGGCCGCCATGTTCGCCGCCGCCGGCCTGCCGGTCCACGACGCCGACGCCACCGTCCACAGGCTCTATTCCGGACCCGCCGCGCCGCTGATCGAGGCGGAGTTTCCCGGTACGACAGAGGACGGCACCGTCGACAGGACCAAACTCTCCGACAGGGTGCTCGGCGACCGCAAGGCGCTGTCGCGCCTCGAGGCTATCGTCCACCCCCTGGTGCGTGAGGCCGAACGGACGTTCCTGCGGGACGCCGCCAACAGCCGCGCCGCTGCCGTCGTCCTCGATATCCCGCTCCTGTTCGAGATCGGCGGCGATGCGCGGGTCGATGCCGTCGTCGTCGTCACCGCCGATGCCGACATCCAGGCCGGGCGCGTGCTGTCGCGTCCCGGCATGACCGAGGACCGATTCGAGCAAATTCTCTCCCGCCAGATGCCGGATGCGGAAAAACGCCGCCGCGCCCATTTCCTCATCGACAGCGGCCACGGCTTCGAGCCGGCCCGCCGTCAGGTCGCGGGCGTCTGCCGGGTGCTGGCGCAAATGGCGGGGAAAGGCATCGCGCCGGACTTGCGCGGCTGA
- the dnaQ gene encoding DNA polymerase III subunit epsilon → MREIVFDTETTGLKANGGDRVVEIGAVELVNHIPTGAVFHEYIDPERSMPVEAYNVHGLSEEFLTGKPKFAEIAGKWLDFIADARLIAHNASFDMGFINAELARLDIAAIGEERVVDTLQISRRRNPGGQHSLDALCSRFGIDNSRRTKHGALLDAELLAEVYIELIGGKQAALGFATDRDAEDAYAPRMRPKAVASRPGPLPPRITADEAAAHRAFVETLGDNALWRRYRDAD, encoded by the coding sequence ATGCGGGAAATCGTCTTCGATACGGAAACCACGGGCCTCAAGGCCAATGGCGGCGATCGCGTCGTGGAAATCGGCGCCGTCGAGCTCGTCAATCACATCCCGACCGGCGCGGTCTTCCACGAATATATCGACCCGGAGCGGTCGATGCCGGTCGAGGCCTATAACGTCCACGGCCTGTCCGAGGAGTTTCTCACCGGCAAGCCGAAATTCGCCGAGATCGCCGGAAAGTGGCTCGATTTCATCGCCGATGCCCGGCTGATTGCCCACAACGCCTCCTTCGACATGGGCTTCATCAACGCCGAGCTCGCCCGCCTCGACATCGCCGCCATCGGCGAGGAACGCGTCGTCGACACGCTGCAGATCTCGCGCCGGCGTAATCCCGGCGGCCAGCACTCCCTCGACGCGCTCTGCAGCCGCTTCGGTATCGACAATTCGCGCCGCACCAAGCACGGCGCACTGCTCGACGCCGAGCTGCTGGCCGAGGTCTATATCGAGCTCATCGGCGGCAAGCAGGCCGCCCTCGGCTTTGCCACCGATCGCGACGCGGAGGACGCCTACGCCCCGCGGATGCGCCCCAAGGCCGTCGCAAGCCGCCCGGGACCCCTGCCGCCGCGCATCACGGCCGACGAGGCCGCGGCCCACCGGGCCTTCGTGGAAACCCTCGGCGACAACGCCCTCTGGCGGCGCTACCGCGACGCGGACTGA
- the secB gene encoding protein-export chaperone SecB — translation MSTNSQNGDGAAAAGAANAQNAPGMNILGQYVKDFSFENPNAPRSLAPRENSPAINIQVNVNANPLSDNEFEVSLVMNAKGGTDDDLMFNVELTYCGVFRIQNVPQEHLHPFVLIECPRMLFPFARQIVAEAVRAGGFPPLMIDPIDFAALYQHNAARNTGEGAAAPTPNA, via the coding sequence ATGAGCACGAATTCCCAGAACGGCGACGGTGCCGCTGCGGCCGGCGCCGCCAACGCCCAGAACGCCCCGGGCATGAATATCCTCGGGCAGTATGTGAAGGACTTTTCCTTCGAGAACCCGAACGCGCCGCGCTCGCTGGCGCCGCGCGAGAACTCCCCGGCCATCAACATCCAGGTCAACGTCAACGCCAACCCGCTCTCGGACAACGAGTTCGAGGTGTCGCTGGTGATGAACGCCAAGGGCGGCACGGACGACGACCTGATGTTCAACGTGGAACTGACCTATTGCGGCGTGTTCCGGATCCAGAACGTGCCCCAGGAGCACCTGCACCCCTTCGTGCTGATCGAGTGCCCGCGGATGCTGTTCCCGTTTGCGCGTCAAATTGTCGCAGAAGCGGTGCGCGCCGGCGGCTTCCCGCCGCTGATGATCGACCCGATCGATTTCGCCGCGCTCTACCAGCACAACGCCGCCCGGAACACCGGCGAGGGCGCCGCCGCGCCGACGCCGAACGCCTGA
- a CDS encoding FxsA family protein: protein MPLGFLLFLLFLGVPLAEIAAFVVIGGKIGLFWTLAMVVITAIIGSALLRFQSYSVINRIRAEMDAGRLPGEQIGHAAMIFVAGILLLTPGFVTDAIGFLLFVPPVREAIWAFVRSRLKVTVVTAGQGRAGPRPDARSDPHTVELDADDYAETPNPDTPWRPEDRK from the coding sequence ATGCCGCTCGGTTTTCTCCTGTTTCTGCTCTTCCTCGGTGTCCCGCTGGCGGAAATCGCCGCCTTCGTGGTCATCGGCGGCAAGATCGGCCTTTTCTGGACGCTGGCCATGGTCGTCATCACGGCGATCATCGGCAGCGCGCTCCTAAGGTTCCAGAGCTATTCGGTGATCAACAGGATCCGTGCGGAAATGGATGCCGGGCGGTTGCCGGGGGAGCAGATCGGCCATGCGGCGATGATCTTCGTTGCCGGCATCCTGCTCCTGACGCCCGGTTTCGTCACCGACGCCATCGGCTTCCTCCTGTTCGTCCCGCCCGTGCGCGAGGCGATCTGGGCGTTCGTGCGTTCGCGGCTGAAGGTAACCGTGGTCACCGCCGGCCAGGGCCGCGCCGGGCCGCGGCCGGATGCCCGATCCGATCCGCACACCGTCGAGCTCGATGCGGACGACTATGCGGAAACGCCCAACCCGGACACGCCGTGGCGCCCGGAAGACCGCAAATAG
- a CDS encoding Tim44/TimA family putative adaptor protein has protein sequence MTEFLDVYNIFFLILAVAIFLRLRSVLGRRTGHERPPFDPYSSRGEQEKPARSGGDNVVTLPRHRDEPPATGIETDERMENVDRMAPEGSALNTALRTIVSADRSFDAKHFLTGARSAYEMIVTAFADGDRRALQNLLANDVYDSFVGAIADRESRGETIESTFIGIDKAEIVEAALQGTTAQITVRFKSQLISVTKDSEGRIVEGDPNAVNEVTDIWTFARDTESPDPNWKLVATESGD, from the coding sequence ATGACCGAATTTCTCGACGTTTATAACATCTTCTTCCTGATCCTCGCGGTGGCGATTTTCCTGCGTCTGCGCAGCGTGCTCGGCCGGCGCACCGGCCATGAGCGCCCGCCCTTCGACCCCTATTCCTCAAGGGGCGAGCAGGAAAAACCGGCCCGCTCCGGCGGCGACAACGTGGTCACATTGCCGCGCCACCGGGACGAGCCGCCGGCGACCGGCATCGAGACCGACGAGCGCATGGAGAATGTCGACCGCATGGCGCCGGAGGGCTCCGCCCTCAACACGGCCTTGCGCACGATCGTCTCCGCCGACCGCTCGTTCGACGCCAAGCACTTCCTGACCGGTGCCCGCAGCGCCTACGAGATGATCGTCACGGCCTTTGCCGACGGCGACCGGCGCGCGCTGCAGAACCTTCTCGCCAACGACGTCTATGACAGCTTCGTCGGAGCCATCGCCGACCGGGAATCCCGCGGCGAGACCATCGAATCCACCTTCATCGGCATCGACAAGGCGGAGATCGTGGAAGCCGCCCTGCAGGGCACGACGGCGCAGATCACCGTGCGCTTCAAGAGCCAGCTCATCTCCGTCACCAAGGACAGCGAAGGCCGCATCGTCGAGGGCGATCCCAACGCCGTCAACGAGGTGACCGATATCTGGACCTTCGCCCGCGACACCGAATCGCCCGATCCGAACTGGAAGCTGGTGGCGACCGAAAGCGGCGACTGA
- the mltA gene encoding murein transglycosylase A, protein MSPIVSPLADFDDLPGWAGDDHLAAFETFRHSCGPTAHAPETGSLGIDAAAVHVLCIKAQGLRIEDAAAARRFFESNFVPMRVNGPAKAFFTGYFEPEVLGSRQKTKRFSTPLLKRPDDLVKLTPEAHPKTLDAKLEWARRTESGLVEHPDRAAIMDGALDGRGLELVWLEDPVDAFFIHVQGSARIRLTDGTSMRVGFAGKTGHPYSSVARMLVEAGEFAPEDLTADVLKAWLKAHPERARDLIARNRSYIFFRELTGLDPDLGPVGAAGVQLTAGRSIAVDRRLHTLGTPVYVAVDLPPEPGQQPMPYRRLMVAGDTGSAIVGPARGDIFVGSGEAAGLFAGRIRHRGDLYVLVPRTGAVSDGER, encoded by the coding sequence GTGTCGCCGATCGTCTCCCCCTTGGCTGACTTCGACGACCTGCCGGGATGGGCCGGGGACGACCACCTCGCCGCATTCGAAACCTTCAGGCACAGTTGCGGACCGACTGCCCACGCCCCGGAGACCGGTAGCCTCGGCATCGACGCCGCCGCGGTCCACGTCCTGTGCATCAAGGCGCAAGGGCTTCGGATCGAGGACGCCGCGGCGGCCCGCCGCTTTTTCGAAAGCAATTTCGTGCCTATGCGGGTCAATGGGCCGGCAAAGGCCTTCTTTACTGGCTATTTCGAGCCGGAAGTCCTCGGGTCTCGGCAGAAGACAAAGCGTTTTTCCACCCCGCTCCTGAAGCGGCCCGACGATCTGGTCAAGCTGACCCCTGAGGCCCACCCCAAAACCCTCGATGCCAAGCTGGAATGGGCGCGCCGGACGGAAAGCGGTCTTGTCGAGCACCCCGACAGGGCGGCGATCATGGACGGCGCGCTGGATGGCCGCGGCCTGGAACTCGTCTGGCTCGAGGATCCCGTCGACGCCTTTTTTATCCACGTCCAGGGGTCCGCCCGCATTCGCCTGACCGATGGCACAAGCATGCGTGTCGGCTTTGCCGGCAAGACCGGTCATCCCTATTCCTCGGTCGCCAGGATGCTGGTCGAGGCCGGTGAATTCGCGCCGGAGGATCTCACCGCCGACGTCCTGAAGGCCTGGCTGAAGGCACATCCGGAGCGCGCCCGAGACCTGATCGCCAGGAACCGCTCCTACATTTTCTTTCGCGAGCTGACCGGCCTCGATCCGGATCTCGGTCCTGTCGGCGCCGCTGGCGTCCAACTGACCGCCGGGCGCAGCATCGCCGTCGACAGGCGGCTCCACACCCTCGGCACCCCGGTCTATGTGGCCGTCGACCTGCCGCCCGAGCCCGGCCAGCAGCCGATGCCGTATCGCCGCCTGATGGTGGCCGGGGACACCGGATCGGCGATCGTCGGCCCCGCACGCGGCGATATCTTCGTCGGCTCCGGCGAGGCCGCCGGCCTCTTTGCCGGCCGCATCCGCCACCGCGGCGATCTTTACGTTCTCGTCCCTCGCACCGGAGCCGTTTCCGATGGCGAGCGGTAG
- a CDS encoding Smr/MutS family protein, protein MASGRRRRGQLSDEDRALWDAVKKTVKPLRDERVVERTARALEDEVSAPKAPVDGAAKRTAKTAAALKPGRNPPPKKPAPPARTHHPPAPPTLDRRTKQRIARGNIPIDGRLDLHGMTQREAHTRLRAFLSVAQMEGRRHVLVITGKGGNGGPWSADRYGHDFSERGVLRRVVPHWLSMPEFRHYVSSFEEAHIAHGGAGAFYVRIKKRRP, encoded by the coding sequence ATGGCGAGCGGTAGGCGCCGGCGCGGCCAGCTTTCCGACGAGGACCGCGCCCTCTGGGACGCGGTGAAGAAGACCGTCAAGCCGCTCCGCGATGAGCGCGTGGTGGAGCGCACGGCCCGGGCGCTGGAGGACGAGGTCTCCGCCCCGAAAGCGCCGGTCGACGGCGCCGCCAAGCGCACCGCCAAGACCGCGGCCGCCCTGAAACCGGGCCGCAATCCGCCGCCGAAAAAGCCCGCGCCGCCGGCAAGGACCCACCATCCGCCGGCCCCGCCGACCCTCGACCGGCGCACGAAGCAGCGCATCGCCCGCGGCAACATCCCCATCGACGGCCGCCTCGACCTCCACGGCATGACCCAGAGGGAGGCGCATACGCGCCTGCGCGCGTTCCTCTCCGTCGCCCAGATGGAGGGCCGGCGCCACGTCCTCGTCATCACCGGCAAGGGCGGCAATGGCGGCCCCTGGAGCGCCGACCGCTACGGTCACGATTTTTCCGAGCGCGGCGTGTTGCGCCGGGTCGTCCCCCATTGGCTGTCGATGCCGGAATTCCGGCATTACGTCTCCAGCTTCGAGGAGGCCCATATCGCCCATGGCGGCGCCGGCGCCTTCTATGTCCGCATCAAGAAGCGCAGGCCCTGA